One Paenibacillus riograndensis SBR5 DNA segment encodes these proteins:
- a CDS encoding N-acetylglucosamine kinase, giving the protein MAYYMGIDGGGSKTYALLCDEHGNVLGKGRSGNGNHQTGARRAAASISAAAFGALAEAGLQLSDIRHAYLGLAGADRKTDYDILHPMIRSIGFMHYTISGDPMIGLRAGTSRPYGVALICGTGTNAAGRSRESRHYQCGGFDYMYGDFGGGGALNIEVFRTVLRAWDGREAPTLLTEPLLKLLGYAQVEDMFNDFLDHGKSVPLDAARLLFPAAAEGDDAALAILHRQGVELGKAAAAVIHRLGMETDVFDVVLAGSLLTRGDRGWIRGPIEQAVHHAAPNASVVTLTTEPVVGAVWSALEEDGLIVTNEIHEKMRVFQDFEAIPTTTRQE; this is encoded by the coding sequence TTGGCTTACTACATGGGCATCGATGGCGGAGGGAGCAAAACCTACGCCCTGCTCTGCGACGAGCACGGCAATGTGCTCGGCAAAGGCAGGAGCGGCAATGGCAACCACCAGACGGGAGCCCGCCGGGCCGCCGCCAGCATCAGCGCGGCGGCCTTCGGGGCGCTTGCGGAAGCCGGACTTCAGCTTAGCGATATAAGACACGCTTACCTGGGACTTGCCGGGGCTGACCGCAAGACCGATTACGATATCCTCCATCCGATGATCCGCAGCATCGGATTTATGCATTATACGATCAGCGGCGATCCGATGATCGGCCTGCGGGCAGGCACGAGCCGCCCCTACGGGGTTGCCCTGATCTGCGGCACCGGCACCAACGCTGCCGGGCGCAGCCGCGAGAGCCGGCACTATCAGTGTGGCGGCTTTGATTACATGTACGGCGACTTCGGCGGCGGCGGAGCGCTGAACATCGAGGTATTCCGCACCGTGCTCCGGGCCTGGGACGGGCGCGAGGCGCCCACTCTGCTAACAGAGCCGCTCCTGAAGCTGCTCGGCTATGCACAGGTGGAGGATATGTTCAATGACTTCCTCGATCACGGGAAGTCTGTGCCGCTGGATGCCGCCCGCCTGCTGTTCCCGGCAGCGGCTGAAGGCGACGACGCCGCGCTGGCCATTCTGCACCGCCAGGGCGTGGAGCTGGGCAAAGCCGCTGCTGCCGTCATCCATCGGCTGGGCATGGAAACCGATGTGTTTGATGTGGTTCTGGCCGGAAGCCTGCTCACCCGGGGCGACCGGGGCTGGATCCGCGGCCCGATTGAGCAGGCGGTTCACCATGCGGCCCCGAACGCTTCGGTAGTCACCTTAACCACGGAGCCTGTCGTCGGTGCCGTATGGTCGGCACTGGAGGAAGACGGCCTTATCGTAACTAACGAGATTCATGAGAAAATGCGTGTGTTTCAGGATTTCGAAGCAATTCCCACCACAACCAGACAGGAGTGA
- a CDS encoding pyridoxal phosphate-dependent aminotransferase — MNQHIQLADWVERVQPSPTALLESTVARYQREGRTVYRLGLGQPDFPTPDRAKAAAIQAIQDNFTGYTDTGGILPLREAICRALLRDMGLSYDPGDIVVTVGGKHALFNAICTLCRPGDEVLIPIPYWVSFPEQVKFAGAKPVFVQTVASSGYKVTPETLTPWVNESTRLLILNQPNNPSGAVYSAAELAKLAEFCRQRDLWVISDEVYSAFVFKPEGYTSIASFPGMRERTVVINAVSKSYGMTGWRIGYSAAPAAVTGAMLRLQSHTTSNPSSIAQQAALAAIDGPQDDLEDIRGEYATRRSVLVEGVRRIKGLECSVPDGAFYVWVDASAWRGQTLEGQTISTADDLADILLKKAGVAVMPGTGFGSPYHIRLSYAVSRDEMESGIAAMESILGSK; from the coding sequence TTGAACCAACATATTCAGTTGGCGGATTGGGTGGAGCGTGTCCAGCCTTCCCCGACTGCATTGCTGGAGTCCACAGTGGCAAGGTATCAGCGGGAAGGCCGAACCGTGTACCGCTTGGGCCTCGGGCAGCCGGACTTTCCAACACCTGACCGGGCCAAAGCGGCTGCGATTCAGGCGATACAAGACAATTTCACAGGATACACCGACACAGGCGGCATTCTGCCACTGCGCGAAGCGATCTGCCGTGCGCTTCTCCGAGATATGGGACTTAGCTACGACCCCGGGGATATTGTAGTGACCGTTGGGGGCAAGCATGCATTGTTCAACGCGATTTGCACGCTGTGCCGGCCGGGAGACGAGGTGCTGATCCCGATTCCGTATTGGGTGTCTTTTCCCGAGCAGGTTAAATTCGCCGGCGCCAAGCCGGTCTTCGTTCAGACCGTTGCTTCCTCCGGTTATAAAGTGACACCGGAGACGCTCACGCCTTGGGTAAACGAGTCGACCCGTCTGTTAATTCTCAACCAGCCGAACAATCCTTCAGGCGCGGTTTACAGCGCGGCGGAGCTGGCCAAGCTGGCCGAGTTCTGCCGGCAGCGGGATCTTTGGGTCATCAGCGACGAGGTTTATTCGGCGTTTGTGTTCAAACCGGAAGGGTATACGAGCATCGCATCTTTTCCTGGCATGCGGGAGCGGACCGTCGTGATCAACGCGGTGTCCAAGTCGTACGGGATGACCGGCTGGAGAATCGGTTACTCCGCCGCACCGGCGGCTGTCACCGGGGCGATGCTTCGCCTGCAGTCCCATACGACGAGCAACCCGTCATCCATCGCCCAACAGGCGGCACTGGCCGCCATTGATGGCCCCCAGGACGATTTGGAGGACATCCGGGGCGAGTACGCGACACGCCGCAGCGTTCTTGTCGAAGGGGTCCGCCGAATCAAGGGACTGGAGTGCAGCGTGCCGGACGGCGCCTTCTATGTATGGGTGGATGCCTCCGCATGGCGCGGCCAAACCTTGGAGGGACAAACCATATCTACTGCCGACGACCTGGCAGATATCTTACTTAAGAAGGCTGGAGTGGCAGTGATGCCGGGGACCGGGTTTGGCAGCCCGTATCATATCCGCCTGTCTTATGCCGTTTCCCGGGACGAGATGGAGAGCGGAATCGCGGCAATGGAATCGATTCTTGGCAGCAAGTAA
- a CDS encoding AraC family transcriptional regulator produces MTDGYLEQSATMNATTLHDAELSRLVGLINNYVQSDGTFSQPIPGLHIRRYSRTGVDWEKAFYLPSVLIVAQGVKTVRLEKETFQIGKSRMFMIPVALPVSLRTIQANAEQPFIGIGLTLDPEKIAEFVPKVYPRGLPSVQTRCAGYTAEADTGIIHAVTRLIECLHHPSDAELLAPIVKDEILMRLLLSPIGIHIAEMGFADTSVRQVAKAIEWLRSNFDQPMKVSELASLSHMSVSVFHKHFKAVTSISPLKYQKELRLQEARNLMLSKQMDAITASQLVGYASASQFSRDYRSYFGNPPRRDMAKLHSRLTSEMYQ; encoded by the coding sequence TTGACAGACGGTTATTTGGAACAATCCGCAACAATGAATGCCACGACACTCCATGACGCAGAATTAAGTCGGTTGGTAGGCTTGATCAACAATTATGTTCAAAGTGACGGTACCTTTAGCCAGCCTATTCCCGGACTGCATATCAGGCGCTATTCCAGGACAGGTGTGGACTGGGAGAAAGCTTTTTACTTGCCTTCCGTCTTAATTGTTGCGCAGGGAGTCAAGACGGTCAGGCTTGAGAAGGAAACTTTTCAAATCGGCAAATCCCGTATGTTCATGATACCGGTTGCCTTACCCGTTTCGCTGAGAACGATACAGGCAAATGCGGAGCAACCTTTTATCGGCATCGGATTGACTCTTGATCCGGAAAAAATAGCGGAGTTTGTTCCAAAAGTGTATCCACGGGGGCTGCCCTCTGTGCAAACACGGTGTGCAGGTTATACTGCTGAGGCTGACACAGGTATAATCCATGCTGTGACGAGATTGATAGAATGCCTGCACCATCCAAGTGATGCGGAATTACTTGCGCCCATTGTTAAGGATGAGATTCTAATGCGGCTGCTGCTCAGCCCGATCGGGATTCACATCGCCGAAATGGGTTTTGCCGACACATCGGTTCGACAAGTCGCTAAGGCAATCGAGTGGCTGCGGAGCAACTTCGATCAGCCCATGAAAGTTTCAGAGTTGGCAAGTCTTTCCCACATGAGTGTTTCTGTTTTTCACAAGCATTTTAAGGCTGTTACCTCTATAAGCCCGTTGAAATATCAAAAAGAACTGCGTTTGCAGGAAGCCCGGAACCTCATGTTATCCAAGCAAATGGATGCAATTACAGCTTCCCAGTTGGTGGGGTATGCAAGTGCCTCACAGTTCAGCCGTGATTACCGCAGCTACTTTGGAAATCCGCCAAGAAGGGATATGGCTAAACTGCATAGCAGACTCACAAGTGAAATGTATCAATAA
- a CDS encoding carbohydrate ABC transporter permease, whose protein sequence is MSIVRTANHRPAASAHRRRIDPVKAASFITLLITTFLMLLPLFFMVSTSLKSKKEMLKFPPTFLPESWAWSNYRDIFDTLQFGTLYKNSLIIAVLTVIGTLISSGLVAYGFARFRGRGNQFLFVLVLSTMMLPYPAIMIPQFVLFSHMNWIDTFLPLIVPAFFGSAYNIFLLRQFFSTLPEELFDAGRIDGCGELRMWWKIALPLSAPALATVAIFAFIYSWNDLLTPVLYLSSSEKFTLPVGMASLTSSRFRIPPWHLLMVASVLAMLPIVTLFALAQKQFVEGIVLTGIK, encoded by the coding sequence ATGAGCATTGTCCGAACAGCCAACCACCGCCCTGCCGCTTCCGCACACCGCCGGAGAATCGATCCCGTGAAGGCAGCCAGCTTCATCACACTGCTGATCACCACTTTTCTAATGCTGCTGCCGCTGTTCTTCATGGTCTCCACTTCGCTGAAATCGAAGAAGGAGATGCTGAAGTTTCCGCCGACCTTTCTGCCTGAGAGCTGGGCGTGGAGCAACTACCGGGATATCTTTGATACGCTGCAGTTCGGCACGCTCTACAAGAACAGCCTCATCATCGCCGTGCTGACGGTTATCGGCACCCTGATCTCCTCGGGGCTGGTCGCTTACGGATTCGCCCGGTTCAGAGGCAGAGGCAATCAGTTCCTGTTCGTCCTGGTGCTCAGCACTATGATGCTGCCGTATCCGGCGATTATGATTCCGCAGTTCGTGCTCTTCTCCCACATGAACTGGATTGATACTTTCCTGCCGCTGATCGTGCCCGCGTTCTTCGGCTCGGCGTATAACATTTTCCTGCTGCGGCAGTTCTTCTCCACCCTGCCCGAGGAATTGTTCGATGCCGGGCGGATCGACGGCTGCGGCGAGCTGCGGATGTGGTGGAAGATCGCCCTGCCGCTGTCGGCTCCGGCACTGGCAACCGTTGCGATTTTTGCTTTTATCTACAGCTGGAATGACCTGCTTACGCCCGTGCTCTACTTAAGCTCGTCGGAGAAGTTCACGCTGCCGGTCGGCATGGCTTCCCTTACCTCGTCGCGCTTCCGCATTCCGCCCTGGCATCTCCTGATGGTTGCTTCCGTGCTGGCGATGCTGCCTATCGTTACCTTGTTCGCGCTTGCCCAGAAGCAATTTGTTGAAGGCATTGTACTAACCGGCATCAAGTAA
- a CDS encoding LacI family DNA-binding transcriptional regulator has product MKVSIFDVAKKSGLSVVTVSRVINGAGSVREKNRQKVLEAIKELDYRPNAAARSLASGKTGIIGLIVTTLQDSFFDAVVKELNEVLALHGYFLAISISTGIGSDENHYLIQEDRVDGLILLSPMQEDNYIVELKRRGIPYVLIDNQQPENDSYSITIDNVKGGYAAARHLLELGHTSIAHLCGQEMFRSTRERRAGFLKALEEQGLAPFEVVHGDFEIAQGYDTAKRWLAEGKLPTAVFTGDDNIALGVINALMEAGVRIPEEVSIVGYDDHYIASQLRPHLTTLRQPADKIGMAAADMLLKRIGGTMKRGANVRIDPELIVRESTSSK; this is encoded by the coding sequence ATGAAAGTAAGTATTTTTGATGTAGCTAAAAAATCCGGGTTATCCGTGGTCACGGTATCCCGGGTCATCAACGGTGCAGGTTCAGTCCGCGAGAAAAACCGCCAGAAGGTGCTGGAGGCCATCAAAGAGCTGGATTACCGCCCCAATGCGGCGGCCCGCAGCCTGGCCAGCGGCAAGACCGGCATCATTGGCCTGATCGTTACCACGCTGCAGGACTCCTTTTTCGATGCGGTGGTCAAGGAGCTGAATGAGGTGCTGGCGCTGCATGGCTATTTTCTGGCCATTTCCATTTCTACCGGCATCGGCTCCGACGAGAACCACTACCTGATCCAGGAGGACCGGGTGGACGGCCTGATTCTGCTCTCGCCGATGCAGGAGGATAATTATATTGTTGAGCTGAAGCGGCGCGGCATTCCCTATGTGCTGATCGATAATCAGCAGCCGGAGAATGACAGCTATTCGATTACAATCGATAACGTAAAAGGCGGGTATGCCGCAGCCCGTCACCTGCTGGAGCTGGGGCATACCTCTATCGCCCATCTCTGCGGACAGGAGATGTTCCGCAGTACCCGGGAACGGCGCGCGGGATTTCTGAAGGCGCTTGAGGAACAAGGGCTGGCCCCCTTCGAAGTTGTTCATGGCGATTTCGAAATCGCCCAAGGCTACGATACAGCAAAACGGTGGCTGGCCGAGGGTAAACTGCCTACGGCTGTATTTACCGGCGATGATAATATCGCCCTTGGGGTGATCAATGCCCTGATGGAGGCCGGAGTCCGCATCCCGGAAGAGGTATCCATCGTCGGCTATGACGATCACTACATCGCCTCGCAGCTTCGCCCCCATCTGACGACCCTGCGCCAGCCGGCGGACAAGATAGGGATGGCCGCTGCCGATATGCTGCTGAAGCGCATAGGCGGGACCATGAAGCGCGGTGCCAACGTAAGGATTGATCCGGAGCTGATTGTGCGGGAATCTACCTCGTCCAAATAA
- a CDS encoding 6-phospho-beta-glucosidase, protein MAANQGLKIAVIGGGSSYTPELVEGFILHHKVLPVRELWLVDIEPGLRKLNIVGSLAKRMVEKSGLPIEVHLTTDRRKAIEGADFVSTQIRVGMLDARGRDESIPLKYGVIGQETTGPGGMLKALRTIPVILDICRDIEELAPNAWLLNFTNPAGMVTEAVLRYSNVKSIGLCNAPIGLIKQVSAKYNAAPDRIYAEFVGLNHLHWITRIDVEGEDKLDEMLADTAGYSAKNVPAREWNPEFLQSLRALPSYYLKYFYMTDAMLAEQLESFKQGGNRAEVVKRVEEELFEIYGNPELNEKPKQLEQRGGAFYSEAAVNLMRSLHNGTNDIQTLNVANRGILDFLPEDASIEVNCVVTKTGPLPLPLTKIPPMAKGLIHAVKTYEQLAIDAAVTGDRSLAIQALAHHPLVPSVEVAIAMLDEMLEANKEYLPSFFAKETAGAPEQ, encoded by the coding sequence TTGGCAGCTAACCAAGGTCTCAAAATCGCCGTCATCGGCGGCGGCTCTTCCTATACCCCCGAACTTGTCGAAGGCTTCATTCTTCATCACAAGGTGCTTCCCGTCCGCGAGCTATGGCTTGTAGACATTGAGCCGGGCCTGCGCAAGCTGAATATTGTCGGCAGTCTTGCGAAGCGCATGGTAGAAAAATCCGGACTTCCGATCGAGGTCCACCTGACCACGGACCGCCGTAAGGCGATTGAAGGCGCCGATTTCGTCAGCACCCAGATTCGTGTCGGCATGCTGGATGCCCGTGGCCGCGATGAGTCGATCCCGTTGAAATACGGTGTAATCGGTCAGGAAACGACCGGCCCGGGCGGAATGCTGAAGGCGCTGCGCACGATCCCTGTCATCCTGGATATCTGCCGGGATATCGAAGAGCTGGCCCCGAATGCCTGGCTGCTCAATTTCACGAATCCGGCGGGCATGGTTACCGAGGCCGTGCTGCGGTATTCGAACGTCAAAAGTATAGGGCTGTGCAACGCCCCGATCGGACTGATCAAGCAGGTGTCCGCCAAATACAATGCTGCGCCCGACCGGATCTATGCCGAATTCGTCGGCCTGAACCATCTGCATTGGATTACCCGCATTGATGTAGAGGGCGAAGACAAACTGGATGAGATGCTGGCGGATACTGCAGGCTACAGCGCAAAAAATGTTCCGGCCCGGGAATGGAATCCCGAGTTCCTGCAATCCTTACGCGCTCTGCCCTCCTACTACCTGAAATACTTCTATATGACCGATGCCATGCTCGCAGAGCAGTTGGAATCCTTCAAGCAAGGCGGCAACCGCGCCGAGGTCGTCAAACGCGTAGAGGAAGAACTGTTCGAAATCTACGGCAACCCGGAGCTGAACGAGAAGCCGAAGCAGCTGGAACAGCGCGGGGGAGCTTTTTATTCCGAGGCCGCTGTCAATCTGATGCGTTCCCTTCACAATGGCACGAACGATATCCAGACGCTGAATGTCGCGAACCGCGGAATCCTTGATTTTCTGCCGGAGGATGCCAGCATAGAAGTCAACTGTGTGGTGACCAAGACCGGACCGCTGCCGCTGCCGCTGACCAAGATCCCGCCTATGGCCAAAGGCCTGATCCATGCCGTCAAAACCTATGAGCAGCTCGCGATTGACGCCGCCGTGACCGGGGACCGCAGCCTGGCCATCCAGGCGCTGGCGCATCATCCGCTGGTGCCTTCCGTGGAAGTGGCCATCGCCATGCTGGACGAAATGCTGGAAGCCAACAAGGAGTATTTGCCGAGCTTTTTTGCCAAGGAAACCGCCGGGGCACCGGAACAATAA
- a CDS encoding dihydrodipicolinate synthase family protein has translation MSTTDLKNKLKGIYVLAITPMMDTQAFDPSALRRNIDHYIASGAHGIIVGGTYAEYPSLTSDERKQLFTAAAAAVAGRVPLLCCTAASGTDEASELAHAAKLAGADGVMVTPPYVSEVRPQDILYHFQLLNESAELPILIYNSASIGVHLSPEEIAGLAKLDNVAGVKQGATDLHSLVRTVAYAGNDISVMCGSDGLILGGLASGLPGCTSTNANFMTSEFVALYNEFQQGENARALERYYRWQPIRDLARKYGQPAMVKAALDIIGLPSGPVRAPFRTLGEDARADIARTLQQTGII, from the coding sequence ATGTCCACAACAGATTTGAAGAACAAGCTTAAAGGGATTTACGTGCTGGCCATCACTCCGATGATGGACACACAGGCCTTTGACCCCTCCGCACTGCGGCGGAATATCGATCACTACATTGCTTCGGGCGCCCACGGCATTATCGTCGGCGGCACCTACGCGGAGTATCCGAGTCTGACAAGCGATGAACGGAAGCAATTGTTCACCGCTGCCGCTGCCGCGGTAGCCGGCCGGGTTCCGCTGCTGTGCTGCACGGCGGCCAGCGGCACCGACGAAGCCAGCGAGCTGGCGCATGCGGCCAAGCTGGCCGGCGCCGACGGTGTGATGGTCACGCCTCCGTATGTATCAGAGGTACGGCCGCAGGACATCTTGTACCATTTCCAGCTTCTGAATGAATCAGCCGAACTGCCGATTCTCATCTACAACAGCGCCAGCATCGGCGTTCATCTGTCGCCGGAAGAAATCGCCGGGCTGGCCAAGCTGGACAACGTCGCGGGAGTCAAGCAGGGAGCTACGGATTTGCATTCGCTGGTAAGGACCGTCGCATACGCCGGTAACGATATCTCGGTCATGTGCGGCTCGGACGGCCTCATCCTGGGCGGGCTAGCTTCCGGCTTGCCCGGCTGCACATCCACGAACGCCAACTTCATGACTTCCGAGTTTGTCGCGCTATACAATGAATTTCAGCAAGGCGAAAATGCCCGCGCCCTGGAGCGGTATTACCGCTGGCAGCCAATCCGGGATCTGGCCCGCAAATACGGACAGCCTGCAATGGTCAAAGCCGCACTGGATATTATTGGCCTGCCTTCGGGTCCGGTTCGGGCGCCTTTCCGAACGCTGGGGGAGGATGCCAGAGCGGATATCGCACGAACCCTGCAGCAGACTGGGATCATTTAA
- a CDS encoding ABC transporter substrate-binding protein, which yields MNNRNRKTTTLLLAAGLTAMAALSGCSGGKSAGNVAEGTNGAANNGGSGEQVTITHYTIDSEDRTFIEKLIPDFEKEHPNIQVKVEKAPYEQFDSKLQTLIAGGKSPDVTSHYGYGGFAEYYNKDMLLDLTDLIKEDGFKPEDYHIPDNLMKIYTVKDRTYGIPVNMYVTLMLYNKDMFDAAKLSYPPSDYEDKSWTFDKMVEEAKKMTLVSDDIAKTQYGVDFTWAERDMRPLYFGAEPYSEDTWSNGGVPSETHFDSPKVIAAYHKLFDLIFKDKVSPTSEWSKSVAGQNGDPFVAGKIGMSIGGSWNLAGANDFPFKIGVAAVPWGGNDKVRSTLFVDPLMILKDSKHPKEAFEWIKYLVTTEVQEKSIELSGGNPPVNTEAAEAYYKHFEGIDPQDVKKVYEGAVKYGFESYNHLITNYSQINDMFINELQPVETGHKTLEEVMPVIQKKVTEIIKR from the coding sequence ATGAACAACCGTAACCGCAAAACAACCACCCTGCTGCTTGCAGCCGGTCTTACCGCAATGGCGGCCTTATCCGGCTGCAGCGGAGGCAAATCGGCGGGCAATGTGGCTGAAGGAACTAATGGTGCAGCAAATAACGGCGGCTCCGGGGAACAAGTAACGATCACACACTACACTATCGATTCCGAGGACCGCACGTTTATCGAGAAACTGATTCCCGACTTCGAGAAGGAACATCCGAACATCCAGGTCAAGGTAGAAAAAGCGCCCTACGAGCAGTTTGACAGCAAGCTGCAGACACTGATCGCCGGAGGCAAATCGCCGGATGTCACGAGCCATTATGGATATGGCGGTTTTGCCGAATATTACAACAAAGACATGCTGCTTGATTTGACCGATCTGATTAAGGAAGACGGGTTCAAGCCGGAGGATTACCACATTCCTGACAACCTCATGAAGATCTACACCGTCAAGGACCGCACCTACGGCATTCCGGTCAATATGTATGTCACTTTGATGCTCTATAACAAAGACATGTTCGATGCGGCGAAGCTTTCATATCCGCCAAGCGATTATGAGGACAAAAGCTGGACCTTTGACAAGATGGTTGAAGAAGCTAAGAAAATGACCCTGGTCTCTGATGATATTGCCAAAACCCAGTACGGTGTGGACTTCACCTGGGCCGAGCGCGATATGCGGCCGCTTTATTTTGGAGCTGAGCCTTATTCTGAGGATACCTGGTCGAACGGGGGCGTGCCTTCCGAAACTCATTTTGACTCTCCCAAGGTGATTGCGGCTTATCACAAGCTGTTCGATCTGATATTCAAGGATAAAGTCTCACCGACCTCCGAGTGGAGCAAAAGCGTAGCCGGTCAGAACGGAGATCCCTTTGTCGCAGGTAAAATCGGCATGTCCATCGGGGGATCGTGGAACCTGGCGGGAGCGAATGATTTTCCATTCAAAATCGGCGTAGCCGCCGTTCCTTGGGGAGGCAATGACAAGGTGCGCAGCACATTGTTCGTCGATCCGCTGATGATTCTGAAGGATTCCAAGCATCCGAAGGAAGCTTTTGAATGGATTAAATATCTGGTGACCACCGAAGTCCAGGAGAAGTCGATCGAGCTGAGCGGCGGCAATCCGCCGGTCAATACCGAAGCCGCCGAAGCGTATTATAAGCATTTTGAAGGCATTGATCCGCAGGATGTGAAAAAGGTCTACGAGGGTGCGGTCAAATACGGCTTCGAATCCTACAACCATCTGATCACCAACTACTCGCAGATCAACGACATGTTCATCAACGAGCTGCAGCCGGTCGAGACCGGCCACAAGACACTGGAGGAGGTTATGCCGGTAATCCAGAAAAAAGTGACCGAAATTATTAAGAGATAA
- a CDS encoding SDR family oxidoreductase produces MRVFVTGATGFIGSAVVKELIHAGHEVVGLARSDKAAASLHAMGAEALRGSLGDPNGLRSGAAEADGVIHLAFDNSFTDFAGAIADDLQAIEVIGDVLAGSGKPIVMTSVTTMVPSLGRPATEDDQAQDGSPGLPRSIAENMAIALAARDVRSSVVRLAPCVHDATSQGFATLLAELARQKGVSAYVGDGANHWPALHRLDAAKLYRLALESAPAGSRLHGAGEEAIPFRNIAEAIGQRLNLPVSSISPEAAEEHFGWLAPFVLMDNPTSNVWTREKLGWEPAEPTLVADILGK; encoded by the coding sequence ATGCGTGTTTTTGTTACAGGTGCTACAGGTTTTATTGGTTCTGCTGTTGTCAAGGAACTTATACATGCCGGTCATGAGGTTGTTGGACTTGCCCGTTCAGATAAGGCTGCTGCCTCGCTCCATGCGATGGGGGCCGAAGCGCTTCGCGGCAGTCTGGGTGACCCTAATGGCCTGCGCAGCGGAGCTGCAGAAGCCGACGGCGTCATTCATTTAGCGTTTGATAATAGTTTCACGGATTTTGCCGGAGCAATTGCAGACGATCTTCAGGCCATCGAAGTAATAGGAGATGTCCTTGCCGGCTCTGGGAAACCGATTGTGATGACGTCGGTAACAACTATGGTTCCGTCATTGGGGCGACCGGCCACTGAAGATGATCAGGCGCAGGACGGATCGCCCGGGTTACCGCGAAGTATAGCGGAGAACATGGCAATTGCATTGGCTGCGCGTGATGTACGGTCATCTGTGGTGAGGCTCGCTCCATGTGTACATGACGCCACTAGTCAGGGCTTCGCCACACTTCTGGCTGAGCTTGCCCGTCAAAAAGGTGTTTCAGCCTACGTAGGCGACGGAGCGAACCACTGGCCTGCCCTGCATCGGCTCGATGCGGCCAAGCTGTATCGGTTGGCTCTGGAATCTGCTCCTGCTGGTTCACGGTTGCATGGCGCTGGTGAAGAGGCGATTCCCTTTCGGAATATTGCTGAAGCCATCGGCCAGCGCCTAAACCTGCCGGTCTCCAGCATTTCCCCCGAAGCTGCTGAGGAGCATTTCGGATGGCTTGCGCCATTCGTCTTAATGGACAATCCGACGTCAAATGTCTGGACACGAGAGAAGCTCGGTTGGGAACCTGCAGAGCCTACGCTTGTCGCCGACATTCTGGGAAAATAA
- a CDS encoding carbohydrate ABC transporter permease, protein MYMFISPWLVGFLVFALYPILSSLYYSFTDYDIIHPPKFIGLANYTEMFHNELFWKSVTVTLRYTLVSVPIQLLLGLGFALLLHQTIPLRGFFRTAMYFPSMVSGVAMSLLWYWIFNPQIGLFNYMLSWFGIHGPSWLMNPDTALYALIIMSFWTAGSGMILFLAGLQGVPASLIEAANLDGAGRFRIFLNITLPMISPVLLFQLIMGLIDSFQVFTQAFVMTQGGPNYSTWFYVYNLYTSAFKEYRAGYSSALAWVLLIVVMILTAIIMKLSNRYVHYEGGGRR, encoded by the coding sequence ATGTATATGTTCATCTCTCCGTGGCTAGTCGGTTTTCTGGTGTTCGCCTTGTACCCTATCCTTTCGTCGCTGTATTACAGCTTCACCGATTATGACATCATCCACCCGCCGAAGTTCATTGGACTCGCCAACTACACGGAGATGTTCCATAACGAACTGTTCTGGAAATCGGTCACGGTTACCCTGAGGTACACCCTCGTCAGTGTGCCGATACAGCTGCTGCTGGGTCTTGGCTTCGCCCTGCTGCTGCATCAGACGATCCCGCTGCGCGGATTTTTCCGCACGGCGATGTATTTTCCGAGCATGGTGTCCGGGGTAGCCATGTCGCTTCTCTGGTACTGGATCTTCAACCCGCAGATCGGCCTCTTCAACTACATGCTCTCCTGGTTCGGCATCCATGGCCCTTCCTGGCTGATGAACCCGGACACAGCGCTGTATGCCTTGATCATCATGTCCTTTTGGACCGCCGGTTCAGGCATGATCCTCTTCCTGGCCGGGCTGCAGGGTGTGCCCGCCAGCCTGATCGAAGCCGCCAACCTTGACGGGGCCGGGCGGTTCAGGATTTTCCTGAATATCACCCTGCCGATGATCTCGCCGGTACTGCTGTTCCAGCTCATTATGGGTCTGATTGATTCGTTTCAGGTGTTCACCCAGGCCTTCGTCATGACGCAAGGCGGTCCGAACTACTCTACCTGGTTCTATGTCTACAATCTTTACACCAGTGCCTTCAAGGAATACCGGGCCGGTTACTCCTCTGCTCTGGCGTGGGTGCTGCTGATCGTCGTCATGATACTCACGGCCATTATTATGAAGCTGTCGAACCGTTATGTGCACTATGAAGGAGGCGGACGCCGATGA